A single region of the uncultured Draconibacterium sp. genome encodes:
- a CDS encoding glutamine synthetase III codes for MAQFRFKALDEVLNRKPVEIEREENLVSDYYGMLVFDQSKMKKYLSREAYKAVTDAVERGTTVDRKMADQVAQGMKAWAIENGATHYTHWFHPLTDGTAEKHDAFIVHGADGGVIESFSGKLLAQQEPDASSFPSGGIRQTFEARGYTAWDPSSPAFISETTLTIPTIFISYTGEALDYKTPLLRALNTIDKAATSVCQYFDKNVTRVQANLGWEQEYFLIDEALFMARPDLMLTGRTLMGHASSKDQQLDDHYFSSIPTRVNKFMQDVENEAYKLGIPVKTRHNEVAPNQFELAPIYEEANLANDHNQLCMDIMQKIARRHKFRILFHEKPFAGINGSGKHNNWSLSTDTGVNLYSPGKNPKSNLQFLTFVINTLKAVYDNQDLLRASILTASNQHRLGANEAPPSIISVFLGSEVSTMLDLMEEAVVDRKMTPDEKTALKLNIGRIPEIILDNTDRNRTSPFAFTGNRFEFRAVGSMANNASALIVLNTAVADQLKKFKIEVDTLIEKGVKKDEAIFQVLKTLIIDTKPIRFNGDGYSEDWVKEAEKRGLTNIGNVPDSLAAYLREDYIDLFKRNGIFNEAEIEGRVEVEYEKFIMKVQIESRVLADIAINHIVPTAVEYQTMLLENVKSLKAVFPEEEFLSLAAGRLDLIREVGGHISAIKAKRKEMIAARAKANKVEDVIERSKEYDKEVRPFLDEIRDHIDRLELIVDNEKWPLPKYRELLFVR; via the coding sequence ATGGCACAATTTAGATTTAAAGCACTTGATGAAGTGCTTAACCGTAAGCCGGTAGAAATCGAACGCGAGGAAAACCTGGTTTCGGATTACTATGGCATGTTGGTCTTCGATCAGTCAAAAATGAAGAAATATTTGTCGCGCGAAGCCTACAAAGCTGTAACCGATGCGGTAGAACGAGGAACTACGGTTGACCGTAAAATGGCCGACCAGGTAGCTCAGGGAATGAAAGCCTGGGCAATTGAGAACGGTGCAACCCACTACACGCACTGGTTTCATCCCTTAACAGATGGTACCGCCGAAAAACACGATGCATTTATTGTGCATGGTGCCGATGGAGGTGTGATCGAATCATTCTCAGGCAAATTACTGGCACAGCAGGAACCTGACGCTTCGTCGTTCCCGAGTGGCGGTATACGTCAGACTTTCGAGGCTCGTGGCTACACGGCCTGGGACCCGTCATCGCCGGCATTTATCAGCGAAACAACACTTACAATTCCTACCATTTTTATTTCGTATACCGGTGAAGCACTCGATTATAAAACACCTTTGCTGCGTGCTTTAAATACTATCGACAAAGCGGCTACCAGCGTATGCCAGTATTTCGATAAAAACGTTACCCGTGTTCAGGCGAACCTGGGGTGGGAACAGGAATACTTCCTGATTGATGAAGCCTTGTTTATGGCTCGTCCCGACCTGATGTTAACCGGACGAACTTTAATGGGACACGCATCATCAAAAGATCAGCAATTGGACGACCATTATTTCTCATCCATCCCAACGCGTGTAAACAAGTTTATGCAGGATGTTGAGAATGAAGCCTACAAACTGGGAATTCCGGTAAAAACGCGTCATAACGAGGTGGCACCAAACCAGTTTGAGCTGGCCCCGATCTACGAAGAAGCCAACCTGGCCAACGACCATAACCAGTTGTGCATGGACATTATGCAAAAGATTGCCCGCCGTCATAAATTCCGTATTCTTTTCCACGAAAAACCATTTGCCGGAATTAACGGATCGGGAAAACACAACAACTGGTCCTTATCAACTGATACCGGGGTGAATTTGTATTCGCCGGGTAAAAATCCGAAATCGAACCTGCAGTTTTTAACGTTTGTAATTAATACATTAAAAGCTGTTTATGATAACCAGGATTTGCTTCGCGCCAGTATTTTAACCGCATCGAACCAACACCGTTTGGGAGCCAATGAAGCACCTCCGTCAATTATTTCTGTATTTCTGGGCTCAGAAGTTTCGACTATGCTCGATTTAATGGAAGAAGCTGTGGTTGACCGTAAAATGACCCCGGATGAAAAAACAGCTTTAAAACTGAATATCGGTCGTATTCCTGAAATTATTCTCGACAATACCGACCGTAACCGCACATCGCCATTTGCTTTTACCGGAAACCGTTTTGAGTTCCGTGCTGTTGGATCGATGGCCAACAATGCTTCTGCTTTAATTGTGTTAAACACAGCAGTTGCCGATCAGCTGAAAAAGTTTAAGATTGAGGTAGATACCCTGATTGAAAAAGGGGTTAAAAAAGATGAGGCGATCTTTCAGGTATTGAAAACGCTGATCATCGATACTAAGCCAATTCGTTTTAACGGCGATGGTTACAGCGAGGATTGGGTAAAAGAAGCCGAAAAAAGAGGTTTGACCAATATCGGAAATGTGCCGGATTCGCTGGCAGCTTATCTGCGCGAAGATTATATCGACCTGTTCAAAAGAAACGGTATTTTCAATGAGGCCGAAATTGAAGGAAGGGTTGAGGTTGAATACGAGAAATTCATTATGAAAGTGCAGATTGAATCGCGTGTTCTTGCCGATATTGCCATTAACCATATTGTGCCAACAGCAGTAGAGTACCAAACCATGTTGCTCGAAAATGTAAAAAGCCTGAAAGCAGTGTTTCCTGAAGAAGAATTTCTGTCGTTGGCAGCAGGCCGCTTAGACCTGATCAGGGAAGTGGGAGGCCATATTTCTGCCATTAAAGCAAAACGCAAAGAAATGATTGCTGCCCGTGCCAAAGCGAATAAGGTTGAAGATGTGATTGAACGATCAAAAGAATACGATAAAGAAGTACGTCCGTTCCTGGATGAAATTCGCGATCATATCGACCGGCTTGAATTGATTGTTGACAACGAAAAATGGCCTTTGCCAAAGTACCGCGAGCTGCTTTTTGTTCGATAA